CCCTCAACAGAAGCATTATACTGCTTAACCATTTCAACAAAACGTTTCCAACGACGCTCCCTCATTGCACCGAACAACCTTACCACAATTCTCCTCCTCACGCAGCCACTCCACAGTTCGCGCATCCCAAACCTGAAACACAACCTGCCCAATCATCGCACATGTATAATTCCGCACATCAAACCCTTCATCAACAAACCGCTCCCCATCCCGATTAACCAGAATCCCCAACGAACACCCGCTCGTCACTAGCGCCGTGGCAGCTGTGTCGAAGAACACATCCACGCCAGCGTTGCCGCTGCCTGTCACGACAACGTCGGCTTTTGGGCGTAGAAGCACAAGGAAATCTTGATGAGAGATCTTTAGCTGGAGAGGAGCAGACTTGTAGAAGTAAGTGACTTGATCTGAGGTTGGAAGTGTGGTGGTATACTCCGGCAACTTTGGGGTTCTGCGCAGGTTCATTCTCCGGGTGCTTCCCCCCCACTCCCCGCAGCCGGGGAGTCAATCTTCGTAGAATTTGGAGATTGCGATGTAGAGTGGAGTAGTGGAGTAGTGGAAatatcaagaaatctctgGGTTCTGGGGAATATCGGGCAATATCGGGCAATATCGAAGGATCAATTTCACTCGTATCAC
The nucleotide sequence above comes from Penicillium digitatum chromosome 1, complete sequence. Encoded proteins:
- a CDS encoding Fumarate reductase/succinate dehydrogenase flavoprotein, N-terminal, translating into MNLRRTPKLPEYTTTLPTSDQVTYFYKSAPLQLKISHQDFLVLLRPKADVVVTGSGNAGVDVFFDTAATALVTSGCSLGILVNRDGERFVDEGFDVRNYTCAMIGQVVFQVWDARTVEWLREEENCGKGLAAPKLKWALPIDKPPLLAVNVTTGIKFTFGGLTVNLENAPVVLETTSEEVPGLYCVGEMLGDMFSDNYHGGSGLSSGAVFRRRAGQAAVERAGKSGRLEQL